From a single Lentisphaera profundi genomic region:
- the rdgC gene encoding recombination-associated protein RdgC, producing MPFDNGPLSFCVYRLDEDLPENILELFAENAALPLNQVKDESSNGWTARHLLEREFTDETCMIEDFVQVHFRSSELKVSAPILKAKCAQVEFQTMQEENLSGINRKRKKEIKENIVDELLANTQPSIKGFPLVLDPTNKLLYAATSSAKSADSALALLVETTGLSPIPLTPQTYMSEQLGSLASSYDSIKLTDSQDEAGEIWPGRDFLTWLWYLSEYEEAEFTVPDLGVFAFSVDGPLNFITELNGARESVVKKGIPTLSPEADSALKDGKKLKTAKIAIARGDETWTFTLDADFFCFKSMKLPDGTEFQYKARFIERLESLFVFQEAFYSLFKEFLTRFSGDQREDNVQKMRTWLNEREANVIRTEVFDVK from the coding sequence ATGCCTTTTGACAATGGCCCCCTTTCATTTTGCGTTTACCGTCTAGATGAAGATTTACCCGAAAACATCCTCGAACTCTTTGCAGAAAATGCTGCTTTACCTCTCAACCAAGTAAAAGACGAAAGCTCCAATGGTTGGACGGCTCGTCATCTCCTTGAAAGAGAATTCACAGACGAGACCTGTATGATCGAAGATTTTGTACAAGTTCACTTTCGCTCTTCAGAACTCAAAGTTTCCGCACCCATTCTCAAAGCAAAATGTGCTCAAGTTGAATTCCAGACTATGCAAGAAGAAAACTTAAGTGGGATCAACAGAAAACGCAAAAAAGAAATCAAAGAAAACATCGTTGATGAATTGCTTGCGAACACACAGCCCTCTATCAAAGGTTTCCCTTTGGTTCTTGACCCCACAAACAAACTTCTTTATGCTGCCACCTCATCGGCAAAAAGTGCGGATTCCGCACTTGCACTTTTAGTGGAAACTACTGGCCTAAGCCCTATCCCGCTCACACCTCAAACATACATGTCTGAGCAACTTGGTTCACTCGCATCTTCCTATGATTCGATCAAATTAACCGATAGCCAAGACGAAGCTGGCGAAATCTGGCCTGGTAGAGATTTTTTGACCTGGTTATGGTACTTAAGTGAATACGAAGAAGCTGAATTCACCGTCCCTGATCTTGGCGTATTTGCTTTCTCTGTCGATGGCCCACTCAATTTCATCACCGAATTAAATGGCGCACGTGAATCTGTAGTCAAAAAAGGTATTCCTACACTGAGCCCAGAGGCCGATTCCGCACTCAAAGATGGTAAAAAACTTAAAACTGCTAAAATTGCTATTGCTCGCGGTGATGAAACTTGGACTTTCACTCTGGATGCCGACTTCTTTTGCTTCAAAAGCATGAAGTTGCCTGATGGTACTGAATTTCAGTATAAAGCTCGTTTCATCGAAAGACTTGAATCACTCTTTGTCTTCCAAGAAGCTTTTTACTCTTTATTTAAAGAATTTCTCACTCGTTTCAGTGGCGATCAGCGCGAAGACAATGTTCAAAAAATGCGCACATGGCTCAACGAACGCGAAGCCAATGTAATTAGAACTGAGGTTTTTGACGTCAAGTAA
- the dtd gene encoding D-aminoacyl-tRNA deacylase has translation MKALIQRVSSASVQSGDEVLGKIEQGLVVLLGVEQNDQAHDGQVLAKKLADLRIFSNDEGKFDYSLRDIKGEILIISQFTLCADYKKGRRPSFTQAASPNDAKELYLDFIKIFQNDPQISHVATGRFAADMQVTINNNGPVTMQLDSAQLK, from the coding sequence ATGAAAGCACTTATCCAACGTGTGAGTTCTGCTTCCGTTCAGTCAGGCGATGAAGTCTTAGGCAAAATCGAACAAGGCTTAGTTGTCTTACTGGGAGTGGAACAAAACGATCAAGCACACGATGGACAAGTCCTTGCAAAGAAACTCGCAGATTTACGTATTTTCTCCAATGATGAAGGGAAATTTGATTATTCCCTCCGAGATATAAAAGGAGAAATCCTCATCATCTCTCAATTCACTTTGTGTGCCGATTATAAAAAAGGACGTCGCCCGAGCTTCACTCAGGCCGCCTCACCAAATGACGCCAAAGAACTTTACTTAGATTTCATTAAAATATTTCAAAATGACCCACAAATTAGCCATGTCGCAACGGGTCGCTTTGCCGCCGACATGCAAGTAACCATCAATAATAACGGCCCTGTCACTATGCAACTTGACAGTGCACAACTCAAATAG
- a CDS encoding tetratricopeptide repeat protein, translated as MDFLKKMFGRPEDSPITSNPEASDFIPEPVFNDKLLENAEKIKANLPETIKTLDKLGRRVEINRAKWAETNLPKMLKDAWDKPGSLYQVISMGIDAACFTEVQEAAEHLSKTDTNPERGAVVYSTALSLNGDYNTAVSVLENYIKDDEHSPDALTALARIQLMAEDKEAAAKLLDKSINLNPNQEQAMAWHLDLIKQKDGEEAIDTELKRLSEYEDSWFPQLILGQRFMLADKTDDAISYYEKALDRSDNNANVLATATGDLGNKKMTKELISIFMPRYNPDTQGPLPGLNFVQSLIVEAQIDVAKELLHRIALFDQANIRQHVLKLSAQIAHIDRQAFAKARADQPSTSTPEVEFMKISMPLWFYPLGEPYWLEPAKNEDAKRIYFSALHVDNDPSVKLAPELQNVVAGLCTAVPLFFKEAVTSRLDIRTATLVPVMKDQGPVMRRAEWPQEQKQKIANLDEIKPDYLVTGGIKFEGVDKIAELNLYLNDLDGNIVKTISEKAPAKDLHLVITRAFNRLYEEVSGNTEAIFPKDIQAPLIQGYIQALGHQLAYFMTWKGILPVEALFNRRELLESLYAFAVNSGPAEMPKVFYFASLAYDRYLAGKTFMEQGPRAFALAQSAPQGTAFHQVAPIVLPIYNRLEQLEDIVKQIPKDEAPAPYINWMEGLKNLFT; from the coding sequence ATGGATTTTCTTAAAAAAATGTTTGGGCGCCCAGAAGATAGCCCTATCACCTCTAATCCAGAAGCTAGTGATTTTATCCCAGAACCAGTTTTCAATGATAAGCTCTTAGAGAATGCTGAAAAAATTAAAGCCAACTTACCCGAAACTATAAAAACCCTAGATAAGCTCGGTCGTCGCGTAGAAATTAATCGCGCTAAATGGGCCGAAACGAATCTCCCGAAAATGCTTAAAGACGCTTGGGATAAGCCTGGCTCACTTTACCAAGTTATTAGCATGGGAATTGATGCAGCTTGCTTCACAGAAGTCCAAGAAGCCGCTGAGCATCTCTCTAAAACTGACACCAACCCCGAACGCGGAGCGGTAGTTTACTCCACTGCGCTCAGTCTAAATGGTGATTACAACACTGCCGTCTCAGTCCTTGAAAACTATATCAAAGATGATGAGCACTCCCCAGATGCGCTAACCGCTTTAGCACGTATTCAGCTCATGGCTGAAGATAAAGAAGCGGCCGCTAAACTCTTGGATAAGAGCATAAATCTGAATCCTAACCAAGAGCAAGCTATGGCTTGGCATCTTGACCTCATCAAACAAAAAGACGGTGAAGAAGCGATAGATACTGAACTCAAACGTCTTAGCGAATACGAAGATAGCTGGTTCCCACAATTAATCCTTGGGCAAAGATTCATGCTCGCTGACAAAACTGATGATGCCATAAGCTACTATGAGAAAGCTCTCGATAGGTCAGATAATAACGCCAATGTGCTTGCAACGGCAACGGGTGATTTGGGCAATAAAAAAATGACCAAAGAGCTCATCAGTATTTTCATGCCACGCTACAATCCTGATACTCAAGGACCCCTCCCAGGCCTCAACTTTGTTCAGTCCTTAATTGTGGAAGCTCAAATTGATGTTGCTAAAGAACTCTTGCATAGAATCGCTCTGTTTGATCAAGCTAACATTCGCCAGCACGTTCTCAAACTCTCTGCACAAATTGCTCATATCGATCGCCAAGCTTTTGCAAAAGCTAGAGCGGATCAGCCGAGCACAAGTACACCCGAAGTCGAGTTCATGAAAATCAGCATGCCTTTATGGTTTTACCCTCTTGGAGAACCCTACTGGCTTGAACCAGCGAAAAATGAAGACGCGAAACGCATTTACTTTTCTGCTCTTCACGTAGATAATGATCCCTCAGTAAAACTCGCACCTGAACTTCAAAATGTCGTTGCTGGCTTGTGCACTGCCGTACCTCTCTTTTTTAAAGAAGCCGTAACTTCTCGACTTGATATCCGCACAGCAACCTTAGTCCCAGTCATGAAAGACCAAGGACCAGTAATGAGAAGAGCTGAGTGGCCTCAAGAGCAAAAACAGAAAATTGCTAATTTAGATGAGATCAAACCAGATTATCTAGTTACAGGCGGAATTAAATTTGAGGGTGTAGATAAAATTGCAGAACTCAATCTTTACCTCAATGATTTAGATGGTAATATTGTTAAAACAATTTCAGAGAAAGCTCCTGCAAAAGATCTTCATCTCGTCATCACTAGAGCCTTTAACCGTCTCTATGAAGAAGTTAGTGGCAATACGGAAGCCATTTTCCCTAAAGATATCCAAGCTCCCTTGATCCAAGGCTATATCCAAGCCCTAGGCCATCAACTCGCCTATTTCATGACTTGGAAAGGTATCTTGCCAGTAGAGGCCCTCTTCAATCGTCGTGAACTACTAGAGTCACTTTATGCTTTTGCTGTAAACTCCGGCCCCGCTGAAATGCCTAAAGTATTCTACTTTGCCTCCCTCGCTTACGATCGTTATTTAGCAGGAAAAACTTTTATGGAGCAAGGCCCACGAGCTTTTGCCTTAGCACAATCTGCGCCTCAAGGCACTGCTTTTCACCAAGTTGCTCCCATTGTACTTCCCATTTACAACCGCTTAGAGCAACTCGAAGACATCGTAAAACAAATTCCAAAAGATGAAGCTCCCGCTCCATACATCAATTGGATGGAAGGATTAAAAAACCTTTTCACTTAA
- a CDS encoding prepilin-type N-terminal cleavage/methylation domain-containing protein produces MTNLKKFTLIELLVVIAIIGILLSLLVPVLSKAREAARDASCKNQSKQWGMATYLYTDDWDSHLPASFSTSRKYWYQVMESYIQGDSTDGKGRYRIRTCPSEAAAKGSKFLTYASNNEMLKHTNFGASEFRIKISNVTYPSDAIIIADAYAGFAGGIEAFPFIRGPEPEYLHGKNWNLYDAGDYLAPYDDQSGVLGIRFRHNGDKSANMLMVDGHVEGKRMLQMQGKNIYDYE; encoded by the coding sequence ATGACAAACTTAAAAAAATTCACACTGATTGAACTTTTAGTTGTCATTGCCATAATTGGCATCCTGCTATCCCTACTCGTTCCTGTACTTAGTAAAGCGAGAGAGGCGGCACGAGATGCCTCATGTAAAAATCAAAGTAAACAATGGGGCATGGCCACTTATCTGTATACGGATGACTGGGACTCGCATCTTCCAGCTTCTTTTTCAACATCTCGTAAGTATTGGTATCAGGTCATGGAATCTTACATACAAGGAGATTCCACAGACGGTAAAGGTCGTTATAGAATCCGTACCTGCCCTTCAGAGGCTGCGGCAAAAGGTTCAAAATTCCTAACTTATGCCTCTAACAACGAAATGTTAAAACATACAAATTTTGGCGCCTCTGAGTTTAGAATCAAAATATCTAATGTCACCTATCCAAGCGATGCCATCATTATTGCTGATGCCTATGCTGGTTTTGCAGGTGGCATTGAAGCTTTTCCCTTTATTCGTGGACCTGAACCCGAATATCTTCATGGGAAAAATTGGAATCTTTACGATGCCGGAGATTATCTAGCTCCCTATGACGATCAAAGTGGCGTTTTAGGAATTCGCTTTAGACATAATGGAGATAAAAGCGCTAATATGCTTATGGTCGATGGTCATGTTGAGGGGAAAAGAATGTTGCAGATGCAGGGAAAAAACATTTATGATTATGAGTAA
- the pheS gene encoding phenylalanine--tRNA ligase subunit alpha — MIDDINKIVAEFTDKVKAEGDLQALEQIKAAYMGKKGPLTGILKNLRNMNPEEKIEVGQAANKAKNAMQEAMENRRKGIIRAQIDEKVASEWVDLSLDQESQPIGSIHPVSQMQYEIEDIFTGLGFTVQDGPHCELDFYNFEALNIPKDHPARDMQDTFYFENGAILRTHTSAIQARAMERIEPPFKIIGPGKVFRVERCDASHESAFHQLEGMVVDEDISVANLIHTMKTLLSEIFQKDTQIRLRPGFFPFVEPGFELDIACQICNGKGCSVCKQTGWLELMPCGMVHPNVLKAGGIDTEKFTGFAFGLGLDRLVMMRHKIEDIRHLHSGDLRFSTQFK, encoded by the coding sequence ATGATCGATGATATCAACAAAATTGTCGCTGAATTCACTGACAAAGTGAAAGCAGAAGGCGACCTCCAGGCCCTTGAGCAAATCAAAGCAGCCTACATGGGTAAGAAAGGACCTCTTACAGGCATACTCAAAAACCTTCGTAACATGAATCCCGAAGAAAAAATCGAAGTCGGCCAAGCCGCGAACAAAGCTAAGAATGCCATGCAAGAAGCCATGGAAAACCGTCGTAAGGGAATCATTCGCGCACAAATTGATGAAAAAGTTGCGAGTGAATGGGTCGACCTTTCCTTAGATCAAGAGAGTCAACCCATTGGCTCAATTCATCCCGTTTCACAAATGCAGTATGAAATTGAAGATATCTTCACTGGCCTTGGTTTCACTGTACAAGATGGCCCTCATTGTGAATTAGATTTCTATAATTTTGAAGCACTCAATATCCCAAAAGATCACCCTGCTCGTGATATGCAGGATACTTTTTACTTTGAGAATGGTGCTATTCTTCGTACTCATACTTCCGCCATTCAGGCACGTGCAATGGAACGCATTGAACCACCTTTCAAAATTATCGGTCCTGGTAAAGTATTTCGCGTCGAAAGATGTGACGCCTCTCACGAATCGGCCTTTCACCAACTAGAAGGTATGGTTGTCGATGAAGATATTTCTGTGGCGAACTTGATTCACACAATGAAAACTCTTCTTTCAGAAATCTTTCAAAAAGATACTCAAATACGCTTACGCCCTGGATTCTTCCCCTTTGTTGAGCCTGGCTTTGAATTAGATATTGCTTGCCAAATTTGTAATGGCAAAGGTTGTTCCGTTTGTAAACAAACTGGCTGGCTAGAGCTCATGCCATGCGGCATGGTACATCCGAATGTACTTAAAGCTGGTGGTATTGATACCGAAAAATTCACTGGATTTGCTTTTGGCCTCGGCCTCGATCGCCTCGTCATGATGCGCCATAAAATTGAAGATATTCGCCACCTGCACAGCGGTGACCTTCGTTTCTCAACTCAGTTTAAATAA
- the pheT gene encoding phenylalanine--tRNA ligase subunit beta — MKISLNWIKEFVDYKLDRKAQALGDFISLSVAEVEEVEEIGAALAQVKAVKVLSCAPHPEADRLQLATINTGSEERTIVCGASNCRPGITVPFADLGAKLPITDKEGKPTILEIKKAKIRGFESTGMLCSEAELGLADSAEGILEMDESIAAGTYLNTLAQYAGMEDIVFEIDNKSLTHRPDLWGHYGFAREFSAMFDLDLKPYPGQKIDLADNGFSIAIDSDDCRRYSSLRIKNVKVEDSPQCLQDRLSKSGINPINNIVDLTNLLLLELGQPMHAFDVNKCKATDILVRNAQSGESFKALDENDYTLSEEDMVISIGGQAEALAGVIGGDSSSIDENSNEILIECASFNASAVRRSATRHGIRTDSSSRFEKSLDPENTPLALARIWQLIKELCPQAELVGGMGDLFTQAYPDKSIDTSIEFIEKALGCAVGADFITSRLARLGFAIEGNLKLAIPSWRNTKDIAIQEDIVEEIGRLYGFDNITPETLNTEDKVPQANQARILERRFKDILSNGYGFSEIMTYPWCGKDELKAFGLSSEGLMKLINPVSEDATYMKPHNMPKIIKAISENLKHYNSVKLYDFNRIYDTSQMIKELLPTERVQFCGALVPAPAGKKNLQTEAFYELKSTVSNLLKVAGINTWQLSEYKDAPEWVHPGISCQFRRGRVVLAEIFKLHPAVAEQNKIKSNAYLFCINFDELAKSKRKLKYEQISKFPAVPFDITVQAPKKALAGDIQGLIRKGGGKSLVDLEVFSVYERDEDKTVSFRMHFAAKDHTLVHDEIHQLQRNVVAAILKGKYEIPNLPDDLK, encoded by the coding sequence ATGAAAATCTCACTAAACTGGATTAAAGAATTCGTTGATTACAAACTCGATCGCAAGGCTCAAGCCTTAGGCGACTTTATTTCGCTCTCAGTTGCCGAAGTTGAAGAAGTCGAAGAAATCGGTGCTGCCTTAGCTCAAGTCAAAGCGGTGAAAGTACTCTCTTGTGCTCCACATCCCGAAGCCGATCGCCTACAACTGGCTACTATTAACACCGGATCAGAGGAACGCACTATTGTTTGCGGCGCTAGCAATTGCCGCCCAGGTATTACTGTTCCTTTTGCTGACTTAGGGGCTAAACTCCCTATCACAGATAAAGAAGGCAAGCCTACTATACTCGAGATCAAAAAAGCGAAAATTCGTGGTTTTGAAAGTACTGGCATGCTTTGTTCAGAAGCCGAACTTGGCCTTGCTGATAGCGCAGAAGGTATTCTCGAAATGGATGAGTCCATTGCCGCGGGAACTTACCTCAATACTCTAGCTCAATACGCGGGCATGGAAGATATTGTTTTCGAAATCGACAACAAGTCATTAACTCACCGCCCTGACCTTTGGGGCCATTATGGTTTTGCTCGTGAATTTAGTGCAATGTTTGATCTCGACCTAAAACCCTATCCAGGACAAAAAATTGACCTTGCTGATAATGGTTTCTCGATTGCTATTGATAGCGATGACTGTCGTCGTTATTCTTCTTTAAGAATTAAAAATGTTAAAGTTGAAGATTCTCCTCAATGCTTGCAAGATCGTTTAAGTAAATCAGGAATCAATCCAATCAACAACATTGTTGACCTGACAAACCTGCTATTACTTGAACTCGGTCAACCGATGCATGCCTTTGATGTGAATAAATGTAAAGCTACAGATATACTTGTGCGCAATGCGCAAAGTGGTGAATCCTTCAAAGCTCTTGATGAGAATGACTATACTTTAAGCGAAGAAGACATGGTCATCTCAATTGGTGGCCAAGCTGAAGCTCTCGCCGGAGTTATCGGTGGTGACTCAAGTTCTATTGATGAGAATTCAAATGAAATCCTTATTGAGTGTGCCTCTTTTAATGCCTCTGCTGTGAGACGCTCCGCTACTCGTCATGGTATTCGCACCGACTCTTCTAGTCGTTTTGAAAAATCACTCGACCCTGAAAACACACCTCTTGCACTCGCTAGAATTTGGCAGCTCATCAAAGAGCTTTGTCCTCAAGCTGAGCTTGTTGGTGGCATGGGTGACCTCTTCACTCAAGCCTACCCAGATAAATCAATTGATACCAGTATCGAATTTATCGAAAAGGCACTTGGTTGTGCTGTTGGCGCCGATTTTATCACCAGTCGCTTAGCGCGCCTAGGCTTTGCTATTGAAGGCAACCTGAAGCTCGCTATCCCATCGTGGAGAAACACTAAAGACATCGCCATTCAAGAAGATATTGTTGAAGAAATTGGTCGTCTCTATGGTTTTGATAACATCACTCCAGAAACTCTGAATACAGAGGATAAAGTTCCACAAGCCAACCAAGCTCGTATTTTAGAACGTCGCTTCAAAGACATTCTTTCCAATGGCTACGGTTTTAGCGAAATCATGACTTACCCATGGTGTGGTAAAGATGAGTTAAAAGCTTTTGGCTTGAGTTCAGAAGGCTTAATGAAGCTGATCAATCCAGTGAGTGAAGATGCCACGTATATGAAGCCTCACAATATGCCAAAAATCATTAAGGCCATCTCCGAAAATCTAAAGCACTACAACTCAGTTAAGCTTTATGATTTCAACCGGATTTACGATACGAGTCAAATGATTAAAGAACTTTTACCCACCGAGCGAGTCCAATTCTGTGGTGCTTTAGTTCCCGCTCCTGCAGGTAAGAAAAACTTGCAAACAGAAGCTTTTTATGAACTTAAATCTACTGTTTCAAATCTACTCAAAGTCGCAGGTATCAATACTTGGCAGCTCAGTGAATACAAAGACGCGCCAGAATGGGTTCATCCAGGTATTTCTTGTCAGTTCCGCCGTGGACGTGTGGTTTTAGCTGAAATCTTTAAACTTCATCCTGCCGTTGCTGAACAAAATAAAATTAAGTCCAATGCCTACCTCTTCTGCATCAATTTTGATGAATTAGCTAAGAGCAAACGTAAACTTAAGTATGAGCAGATCTCTAAGTTCCCTGCTGTTCCTTTCGATATCACTGTCCAAGCACCTAAAAAGGCGCTTGCTGGTGATATCCAAGGACTTATCCGCAAAGGCGGAGGAAAGAGCTTAGTCGACTTAGAAGTATTCTCTGTCTACGAACGAGACGAAGACAAAACCGTTTCCTTTCGCATGCACTTTGCGGCCAAGGATCACACCCTTGTCCATGATGAAATTCATCAACTACAAAGAAATGTAGTCGCCGCAATTCTCAAAGGGAAATACGAGATCCCAAATCTCCCTGATGACCTGAAATAG